The following nucleotide sequence is from Tardiphaga sp. 709.
TGCGAAAGGCGTCCTTCATCGCGAGATCGAGCGACGAGGTCGCATAGACCTCGCTCTGCCCCTTGGCGCCGAATTCGGCGAGATAGTTCGGATGGCTGAAGCCCATCAGCACCCAGTCACTCTCGGTCTCGATCAGCGGATAAGTGAGATCGGCGAATGCCTGGCCGGCGAGATTGCCCTTCTTGTGCAAGACCACCTGGAAGGTTCCGGTCATCGAACATTCGATCGCCGTGCCGCCGAGTTCGCCGTCGCCCTGCGCAGCATGGGGATCGCCGACCGACAGCAATGCGCCGGGCACCGAGACCGGTAGATAGACCGTCGATCCCTTGCCGAGCCGCCAATTGTCGAGATTACCGCCAAAATAGGCTGGCGGCACTGAATCGACGAGATCGGCCTCGCGCGGCGCCACGGCAATGACACCGAAATGCGGGCGCAAGGGAATGCGAATGCCGTCGAGCACGTCATGCCGACGCCGCACCGAGGCTGGCGTAATCGGAATGCCCGGATAGTCGTAGGTGTTGTGCACGGTGCCGAACGGATCGGTCTGCGGCTCCCAGCGATACGAATAGAGCGCGCGCGCATATGGCACGTCGTCGTGATCGAGAATTTCGTAGATCGTTACCGCCTCGCGCGCATTCTGCTCGGCGAGAAATTCCTTGTAGTGATAGCCCCACCACGCCGCGACGCTACTGCCGAAAACCTGACCGTCGAAATCCGGATTGCGACTGGCGCGCGGCACGATGTCGAGGATACGGATTTCCAGCACGTCGCCGGGCTGCGCGTCCCTGATCGCCACCGGCCCGGTGCAAATGTGGACGCCAAAGCCCTCGCCGGCACCGCGGCCATAGATCGAGGCGTCCATCGGACCGGCACCGCGGCGATCGACATTCTTCTGATCGCGCGTCCAGCAGAACACGCTCTCAGCGCCGATATCGCCCTTGATCATCCGCTCGGGATCGTCGGATGCGTGCTGCGTCAGTGTTTCGATGGTGATCGTGTCGCCGGAATTGATCTCGATCTGCGGCGGCAACGAGCGGCTGAAATAGCCCCAGTGCACGCGAGATGCATCGGCGGCGAGATGATGGTGCCGCTGATTCTTCGAAGCATCCGCGATGCCCTGCATGATCGTCGCGGCCGGCTCCGGCTGCGCAATCTTCCCTGTGATCGACGGCCCGTGCTGGCTGCGCAACTGAGCCAGCGCTTCCTGCGGCCATCCGCGTTGTCCCGCCGCCGTCGCCGACGCCGTCAAGCGCTCGGCTTCGTTCTGGCGGAATTCGCGCGGCGACAGGCCGAAGCGGTGACGGAACGTGCGGCTGAAATGCGCGGAGTCATTGAAGCCGGCACGAAAGGCGATCTCGGAAATCGAGTGATGCGCCTCGGACGGATTCGACAGATCGGCCCAGGTGCGCTGCAGCCGGCGCTCGCGGAGATAATGTGTAAAACTGCTGCCGGTGCCTTCGAACAGTTTCTGCAGATAACGTTCGGAGATGCCCTCGGCCTGCGCCACCTTGGCCGGCGTCAGATCCGCATCGTCGAGGCGTCGCTCGATGGTCTGGCACAGCCGATGCAAGGTCGCAGCCTTGGTCGCCGTGCCGCTGTTGAGATCGGCCGTCGGCTCGGCCAGTTGACGTGTAAAGGTCGGCAACAGATCGGCAAGACTTTGTGCGATCGCCGACCATTCGGCATCGGACAATGTTTCGAGGTTGCGGGCCGCCTGTTCCATCATACGCGCGAACACGTCGCCGAAGCCGCCGGGGCCTACGACCTGGACATCAGCGATGGCGGGAGCACTGGCGCGGCGGCTGTGCAGCGGATCGGACGTCACCGAGAGCACCACCGCGCGCATGTCGCGCTGGAATGCGACGCTCCAGTACCCTTTGCGGGGCAGCAAAAGCAGATGCCCGACGGCGACGATCTGATGTCCGGCGGCGGTCTTCAGTGCAACACCGTCCTCGAGCGGCAGCAACACCAGCGGATGGTCGCTGGCGAGATCCGACAATGGCGAGATCGCCTGTGCGCCGGCAGACAATTTAGCCAGTGCAATACCTTCGAAGGTCCGACGAACTGCGGTGGCATGTCCGTGATGCGTGGTCGTCGCAGCCGTCGGCTGCAGGCCAATCGAACTCAGGACGTCGCGCCATGCTTCGGGGCGGTCGTCTTCAGAGTAGGATTCACTGGTGAACGGACGGAGGCTCATGCATCGACCTTCATAGCCGAAGCGAAGCAACCTCCGTGCCATCCCGAAGGACGCAGCGCCCTGCCCTGCAACTTCCCCGATCACCGCGCCATCATCCTCATAGCCGAATTCAGTGCAATTTCATCCGCTTAGTCACAGCGGAAGACGTTCTTGCGGATTGTGCCGTGGACGCCCCAATTGGCATCGACCACCTGCGTCACCCCGAAATCCGCACCGACCGACATCAGCGAGATCGCCTCGTCTTCGCTCATCTTGTGCACCGTCATCAGGAAACGCCTGAGCTTGCGGAACGCATCGCGCATGGCCCGATCGAGGCTGGAATGATTGGCGACGTCGAGCTGCGCATTGGCGCCGAGCTCGGCGAGATAATTCGGGAAGGTGAAGCCGTAGACCGACCAGGCGTCGGGCGTTTCCAGCATCGGATGCGTCAGGCCTTCAAGGGGCGTACCGCCAAGGTCGCGATGCTTGTGCAGGATGAACTCGAAATCGCCGGTCAGCGAGGTCTCGATGGCCGTGCCGCCGAGCTCGCTGTCGCCCTGCGCGGCATGGGGATCGCCGACCGAGAAGAACGCACCAGCCACCGCTACGGGATAGAACATCTTGGCGCCCTTGCCGACGCGCCAGTCATCGATATTGCCGCCTGTGTAGCTCGGCGGGATCGACGACACGAAATCCTCCTCAGATGGCGCGAGGCCCATGGTGCCGAAATGCAGCCGTGCCGGCACCCTGACATTGGGCAGGATGCTTTCGCGTTTCCTGATGGTCGCGTGATCGACGCGTACGCCGGGATAGTCGATGGTTGGATGCAGGATACCATCGGGGTCGGTCTGCGGCGTCCAGACATAATTATAGACCGCCTTGGCAAACGGCTCGCCCGACGTATCGAGCTCGAAGATCGTCACGACCTCGCGCGGCTTCGGTTCCTCGATCAGGTCGTGATAGTGGAATCCCCAATTGGCCGCGACGTTAGAACCAAAGCACTTGCCGGCATAGCAGGCCTTGCAGGCCGGCCGCGGGCGCACGTCGAGAATACGCACTTCCAGCACATCGCCCGGCTCCGCGCCTTCGATCGCCACCGGCCCGGTGAGCAGATGCACGCCGACGCCTTCGCCTGAGCCGCGGACGAACGGACCTTCCGTCGGACCGGAGCCGCGGCGGACGACGGCCTTGTGCTCGCGGGTCCATTTGAACACGCTTTCGGCGCCGGGATCGCCTTCGATCATGCGCTCGTAATCGTCATTGGCATGATGCGTCAGCGTTTCGATGGTAGCGCGGTCGCCCGACTTCAGCGTCAGCGCCGGCGTGACCACCTTGCTGAAATAGCCCCAGTGAACGGTCTTCGGCGACACCGGAAGAAGATGATGCTT
It contains:
- a CDS encoding acetamidase/formamidase family protein — encoded protein: MSLRPFTSESYSEDDRPEAWRDVLSSIGLQPTAATTTHHGHATAVRRTFEGIALAKLSAGAQAISPLSDLASDHPLVLLPLEDGVALKTAAGHQIVAVGHLLLLPRKGYWSVAFQRDMRAVVLSVTSDPLHSRRASAPAIADVQVVGPGGFGDVFARMMEQAARNLETLSDAEWSAIAQSLADLLPTFTRQLAEPTADLNSGTATKAATLHRLCQTIERRLDDADLTPAKVAQAEGISERYLQKLFEGTGSSFTHYLRERRLQRTWADLSNPSEAHHSISEIAFRAGFNDSAHFSRTFRHRFGLSPREFRQNEAERLTASATAAGQRGWPQEALAQLRSQHGPSITGKIAQPEPAATIMQGIADASKNQRHHHLAADASRVHWGYFSRSLPPQIEINSGDTITIETLTQHASDDPERMIKGDIGAESVFCWTRDQKNVDRRGAGPMDASIYGRGAGEGFGVHICTGPVAIRDAQPGDVLEIRILDIVPRASRNPDFDGQVFGSSVAAWWGYHYKEFLAEQNAREAVTIYEILDHDDVPYARALYSYRWEPQTDPFGTVHNTYDYPGIPITPASVRRRHDVLDGIRIPLRPHFGVIAVAPREADLVDSVPPAYFGGNLDNWRLGKGSTVYLPVSVPGALLSVGDPHAAQGDGELGGTAIECSMTGTFQVVLHKKGNLAGQAFADLTYPLIETESDWVLMGFSHPNYLAEFGAKGQSEVYATSSLDLAMKDAFRKMRRFLMNIKGLTEDEAIALMSVAVDFGVTQVVDGNWGVHAILSKRVFDHTSKS
- a CDS encoding acetamidase/formamidase family protein; the protein is MKHHLLPVSPKTVHWGYFSKVVTPALTLKSGDRATIETLTHHANDDYERMIEGDPGAESVFKWTREHKAVVRRGSGPTEGPFVRGSGEGVGVHLLTGPVAIEGAEPGDVLEVRILDVRPRPACKACYAGKCFGSNVAANWGFHYHDLIEEPKPREVVTIFELDTSGEPFAKAVYNYVWTPQTDPDGILHPTIDYPGVRVDHATIRKRESILPNVRVPARLHFGTMGLAPSEEDFVSSIPPSYTGGNIDDWRVGKGAKMFYPVAVAGAFFSVGDPHAAQGDSELGGTAIETSLTGDFEFILHKHRDLGGTPLEGLTHPMLETPDAWSVYGFTFPNYLAELGANAQLDVANHSSLDRAMRDAFRKLRRFLMTVHKMSEDEAISLMSVGADFGVTQVVDANWGVHGTIRKNVFRCD